A region of Maridesulfovibrio sp. DNA encodes the following proteins:
- a CDS encoding efflux RND transporter permease subunit: MPTSLKPEQSRGLIATAVNFFLHSKLTMVLVVGALLLGVAAVQLTPREEEPQIVVPMADIMVQAPGAGVEEVEKLITTPLERILWQIDGVEYVYSISRRDSSMVTVRFYVGEDREESLIKLHNAITKNNDLAPKIVSNWAIKPVEIDDVPIVALTLYPSAHSSGGHEDISDFELRRVAEELAARLAEVENLSRVSLVSGRSREMRVELQPERMAGFNISPLEIAGALQGADQSAVAGSVLSGNREIIVSANSFLEDAADVRNLVVGVFNSRPVYLRDVAEVFDGPQEASSYSRIGFSRMYLTKAGHDPEQSSRPAVTIAFSKKKGTNAVKVAEAVLARAEQLREAILPAGIEMEVTRDYGKTADAKVDELLGSLGFAVVTVIILLALTLGWREAAVVALAVPISFSLALFVNYLLGYTINRVTLFALILSLGLVVDDPITNVDNIQRHILMKKKNPAAATLDAVSEVLPPVIMSTLAIIVSFVPLFFITGMMGPYMAPMAANVPLTVTFSTVCALTIVPWMAFRLLKNLQPKAMSATSGPGRIECLYTRIITPFLDSRFRRWLLVGVIVAGLVFSMALAGLRFVPLKMLPFDNKNEFQIVIDMDEGTPLEQTDRVVREMEQVLRTVPEVTSFVTYAGEPSPMDFNGLVRHYYWREGGHMADIRVNLADKSRREEQSHAIVLRLRNELEQVARRNNANIKIVESPPGPPVISTITTEVYGAEDRPYSALIEGAQQIAATMEDEPGVVDIDLSTEADQTMVDFVLDKEKAALHGVSARDVVNTLQMALSGMVPATVHEQGERNPLPVRLILPLLRRADVSSLEQLKVRTADGHSVPLAELGRLVEISREQPVYHKNLKRVVYVFAEMAGRAPGEAILDMQSRLDKDPLPPFIWSDWAGEGEWQITLDVFRDLGLAFGAALLGIYILLIVETGSFGMPLLIMCAIPLTLLGIMPGFWLLNVISAGTVQGAIGEAFADPVFFTATGMIGMIALGGIVIRNSLVLIDFIRQSVAGGMELKDAIIKSGSVRLRPIALTAATTALGAWPITLDPIFSGLAWALIFGLLASTLFTLLVVPVGYYVFEQKNNQN; the protein is encoded by the coding sequence ATGCCCACTTCGTTGAAGCCGGAACAGAGCCGGGGGTTGATCGCTACGGCTGTTAATTTTTTTCTGCATTCCAAGTTGACTATGGTGCTGGTTGTCGGTGCACTTTTGTTGGGTGTGGCCGCTGTTCAGCTTACCCCGCGTGAGGAGGAACCGCAGATAGTAGTGCCAATGGCCGACATCATGGTACAGGCTCCCGGTGCCGGGGTGGAAGAAGTGGAGAAGCTGATTACCACTCCGCTGGAGCGTATTCTCTGGCAGATTGACGGGGTGGAGTATGTTTATTCTATCTCCCGACGTGATTCTTCCATGGTTACTGTGCGGTTTTATGTGGGCGAGGATCGAGAAGAATCTTTGATCAAGCTGCATAACGCCATCACCAAGAACAATGACCTGGCTCCGAAAATAGTTTCAAACTGGGCTATAAAACCGGTTGAAATCGATGATGTCCCCATTGTGGCCCTGACCCTTTACCCATCTGCTCATTCTTCCGGCGGACATGAAGATATCTCCGATTTCGAATTGCGCCGGGTTGCCGAGGAACTTGCTGCCCGACTGGCTGAGGTGGAGAACCTTTCCCGTGTTTCTCTCGTTTCCGGGCGATCCCGTGAAATGCGCGTTGAATTGCAGCCCGAACGCATGGCCGGATTTAATATTTCACCTCTGGAAATTGCCGGGGCGCTTCAAGGCGCGGACCAGTCCGCTGTGGCAGGATCAGTTCTTTCCGGTAACCGGGAAATTATCGTTTCGGCTAATTCTTTTTTGGAAGATGCTGCCGATGTCCGTAATCTGGTGGTGGGCGTGTTTAATTCCCGTCCGGTTTACCTGCGCGATGTTGCAGAAGTCTTTGACGGGCCGCAGGAGGCTTCTTCCTATTCCCGGATCGGTTTTTCCCGTATGTACCTGACTAAAGCGGGGCATGATCCTGAACAGTCTTCCCGTCCTGCGGTGACCATTGCCTTTTCCAAGAAAAAAGGCACCAATGCGGTCAAGGTTGCCGAGGCCGTGCTTGCCCGTGCTGAGCAATTGAGGGAAGCTATTCTGCCCGCAGGTATTGAAATGGAGGTTACCCGCGATTATGGCAAGACCGCTGATGCAAAGGTCGATGAACTGCTAGGTTCGTTGGGGTTCGCCGTGGTTACGGTGATAATCCTGTTGGCCCTGACCCTTGGCTGGCGCGAGGCTGCTGTTGTCGCCCTTGCTGTGCCTATAAGTTTTTCGCTGGCCCTGTTTGTCAATTACCTGCTTGGCTATACCATCAACCGGGTGACCCTCTTCGCTCTCATTCTTTCTCTCGGACTGGTCGTGGATGATCCAATCACCAATGTGGACAACATTCAGCGCCACATCCTGATGAAAAAGAAGAACCCTGCAGCGGCGACTCTTGATGCGGTTTCGGAAGTTCTGCCTCCGGTAATCATGTCCACATTAGCAATTATAGTTTCATTTGTTCCTTTGTTTTTCATTACCGGAATGATGGGGCCGTACATGGCTCCCATGGCCGCCAATGTCCCGCTGACCGTGACTTTTTCCACTGTCTGCGCTTTGACCATTGTGCCTTGGATGGCTTTCCGGTTGTTGAAAAATCTGCAGCCAAAGGCAATGTCAGCAACATCCGGTCCCGGACGCATTGAGTGCCTTTACACTAGGATTATTACTCCTTTTTTGGACTCCCGTTTCCGTCGCTGGCTGCTGGTAGGTGTGATCGTTGCCGGACTTGTTTTTTCCATGGCCCTTGCCGGGTTAAGGTTTGTGCCGCTGAAGATGTTGCCTTTTGACAATAAAAATGAATTCCAGATCGTTATTGATATGGATGAGGGTACGCCGCTGGAGCAGACAGACCGTGTGGTTCGCGAAATGGAGCAGGTGCTGCGAACAGTACCGGAAGTGACCAGTTTCGTGACTTATGCCGGAGAACCTTCCCCCATGGATTTTAACGGATTAGTCCGTCATTATTATTGGCGCGAAGGCGGACATATGGCTGATATCCGGGTCAATCTTGCTGATAAATCCCGTCGTGAGGAACAGAGCCATGCCATTGTGCTCCGGTTGCGAAATGAGCTGGAGCAGGTCGCCCGGCGTAACAACGCAAATATAAAAATTGTGGAATCCCCACCCGGACCACCGGTTATTTCTACCATTACTACCGAGGTCTACGGGGCTGAGGACCGTCCATATTCCGCACTTATTGAAGGGGCGCAGCAGATTGCAGCTACTATGGAAGATGAACCCGGAGTGGTGGACATAGATCTATCCACCGAGGCGGACCAGACCATGGTCGACTTTGTGCTTGATAAGGAAAAAGCCGCCCTGCACGGAGTCAGCGCCCGAGACGTGGTTAATACTTTACAGATGGCCCTTTCGGGGATGGTCCCGGCAACAGTCCATGAGCAGGGTGAACGCAATCCTTTACCTGTGAGGCTTATCCTACCCCTCCTAAGGCGTGCGGATGTGTCGTCACTTGAACAACTCAAGGTGCGCACTGCCGACGGTCATTCCGTCCCCTTGGCCGAACTTGGCCGTTTGGTTGAAATCAGCCGCGAGCAGCCGGTTTACCACAAAAATCTTAAGCGCGTGGTCTATGTGTTTGCGGAAATGGCAGGTCGCGCACCGGGAGAAGCCATTCTCGACATGCAGTCTCGGCTTGATAAAGATCCGCTGCCCCCGTTTATCTGGTCCGACTGGGCTGGGGAGGGGGAATGGCAGATCACACTCGATGTTTTCCGTGATCTCGGACTTGCTTTTGGTGCGGCCCTGCTGGGAATTTATATCCTGCTCATCGTGGAAACAGGTTCTTTCGGGATGCCGCTCCTGATTATGTGCGCTATTCCGCTGACTTTGCTGGGTATCATGCCCGGATTCTGGCTGCTCAATGTGATCAGTGCCGGGACCGTGCAGGGAGCAATAGGTGAAGCCTTTGCCGATCCGGTTTTCTTCACAGCCACAGGTATGATCGGCATGATAGCTCTGGGCGGAATTGTCATCCGTAACTCGCTGGTGCTTATAGATTTTATCCGTCAGTCAGTTGCCGGGGGTATGGAATTAAAGGATGCGATCATCAAATCCGGTTCGGTGCGTTTGCGGCCTATCGCTCTGACTGCGGCTACCACCGCACTGGGAGCATGGCCGATTACTCTTGATCCTATCTTCTCCGGATTGGCTTGGGCTCTTATTTTCGGGCTGTTGGCTTCAACTTTGTTTACGCTGCTGGTTGTTCCGGTGGGGTATTATGTGTTTGAGCAGAAAAATAATCAGAATTGA
- a CDS encoding GNAT family N-acetyltransferase, protein MPFENEHGAEPVETELQLKLSIGLNPEDTEEILELAACCQTIPQEKLEMLEQSVWEEAYNTSLPFSTFIRAHVVNGDEQPLCGFAYFGTIADMEDCYELYLVAVDEEFRNIGIGAALVDEIERQISAADGSTIFCEVPDSRAHENSENFLQATGFSRQNRHYRFFIPEKGNAVYAKKLLQN, encoded by the coding sequence ATGCCTTTCGAAAATGAGCATGGTGCAGAACCTGTTGAAACAGAACTGCAGCTTAAACTCAGTATTGGACTGAATCCGGAAGATACCGAAGAGATACTGGAACTGGCCGCCTGCTGCCAGACCATTCCGCAGGAAAAACTTGAAATGCTCGAACAGAGTGTCTGGGAAGAAGCATACAATACCAGTCTCCCGTTCAGTACATTTATAAGAGCTCATGTTGTTAATGGAGATGAGCAGCCTCTATGCGGGTTTGCATACTTCGGCACCATTGCCGACATGGAAGACTGCTATGAGTTGTACCTTGTCGCTGTGGATGAGGAGTTCAGGAATATCGGCATCGGAGCCGCTCTGGTTGATGAAATCGAACGTCAGATTTCAGCCGCGGATGGAAGCACTATTTTTTGCGAAGTGCCTGACTCACGTGCTCATGAGAATTCCGAAAACTTCCTGCAGGCAACAGGTTTCAGCAGGCAGAACCGCCACTACCGTTTTTTCATCCCTGAAAAAGGAAACGCCGTCTACGCTAAAAAATTACTGCAAAATTAA
- a CDS encoding aldo/keto reductase gives MSDNMHYKQLGNSDIKISAIGLGCMGLSEFYGAPASEEQGCELIRHALDHGVNFLDTADMYGDGHNEKLLAKALKGRRDEAVIATKFGIVRENGEYARTISGKPEYVRKACHESLRRLETDCIDLYYIHRVDKDTPIEETIGEMSRLVDEGKIKAIGISEASAETLRRAHAVHPLSALQSEYSMLTRDPENEILGLTRELGISFIPYSPICRGLLSSWKPSKDKNDFRNRLPRFQGEAYAGNKTIADALGVLAENKGCTLAQLSLAWVCAQAENIIPIPGTTKIKNLDSNIGATQIELNKEDLAAIETILSTRKVLGNRYTDEGMKGVNQ, from the coding sequence ATGTCTGACAACATGCATTACAAACAACTCGGCAACAGTGACATCAAAATATCCGCCATCGGCCTCGGCTGCATGGGGCTAAGCGAATTCTACGGAGCCCCGGCTTCGGAAGAACAAGGATGCGAACTGATCCGCCACGCACTGGACCACGGTGTCAACTTTCTCGATACTGCGGACATGTACGGAGACGGTCACAACGAAAAACTGCTGGCAAAGGCTCTTAAGGGACGCAGGGATGAAGCGGTCATCGCCACCAAATTCGGTATTGTCCGCGAAAACGGAGAATATGCCCGAACCATCAGTGGAAAACCGGAGTACGTCCGCAAAGCCTGTCACGAAAGTCTGCGCAGACTGGAAACCGACTGCATCGATCTTTACTATATTCACCGGGTGGATAAAGATACGCCGATTGAAGAAACCATCGGGGAAATGTCACGACTTGTAGATGAAGGTAAAATCAAGGCCATAGGTATATCCGAAGCTTCAGCGGAGACCCTGCGCCGGGCCCATGCGGTGCACCCTCTTTCCGCCCTGCAATCCGAGTATTCCATGCTCACCCGTGATCCGGAAAATGAAATACTAGGCCTGACCCGCGAGTTGGGAATAAGCTTTATTCCATACAGCCCCATCTGCCGGGGACTTCTCAGTAGCTGGAAACCATCCAAAGACAAGAACGATTTCAGGAACAGGCTGCCCCGCTTTCAGGGTGAGGCATATGCAGGCAACAAAACAATTGCCGACGCACTCGGCGTACTTGCCGAAAACAAAGGCTGCACTTTGGCCCAACTCTCTCTGGCATGGGTTTGCGCACAGGCGGAAAACATAATTCCCATTCCCGGAACCACAAAAATTAAAAATCTTGATTCCAATATAGGCGCGACGCAGATCGAGCTTAATAAAGAAGATCTTGCAGCCATTGAAACAATCCTGAGTACCAGAAAGGTCTTGGGAAATCGCTATACGGACGAAGGTATGAAGGGTGTAAATCAGTAA
- a CDS encoding cupin domain-containing protein: MADLNLKNLKDVTIKNIDHNKVLNLTDLVVYQEGQVVSRTLSQVKQISLTLFAFDTGEGISTHSAPGDAMVQVLDGVAEVTIGDDVYNVAAGESIVMPANIPHGLEARERFKMLLTLIKQ, translated from the coding sequence ATGGCTGACTTAAATCTCAAGAATCTTAAGGATGTAACCATAAAGAATATTGACCATAACAAGGTTCTGAATCTCACTGATCTGGTAGTTTATCAGGAAGGGCAGGTGGTCAGCAGGACTCTTTCGCAGGTCAAGCAGATTTCTCTGACCCTGTTCGCTTTTGATACCGGGGAAGGGATAAGCACCCACAGTGCGCCCGGTGATGCCATGGTGCAGGTCCTGGACGGTGTTGCCGAGGTTACTATCGGCGATGACGTTTATAATGTGGCTGCAGGTGAATCAATTGTCATGCCCGCAAATATCCCCCACGGCCTAGAGGCGCGTGAGCGATTCAAGATGTTGTTGACTTTGATCAAGCAGTAG
- a CDS encoding ATP-binding protein: protein MNQGNKNSLIAHKIAAIYALFGFLWILLSDKLLNFLVSDPNLIQNIQTFKGWLYVLITAGIIYLLVDKYDRSIQKSQNAYRRLLENLVDPIYLMNSEGIIIDINDAASLALGYSRKEIIGMPLDQIDPDLNLNQWIKTVAQIEQDIHLKTETRHRRKDGSIFPVEVVGCIFEEDGKRYCLGVARDITHRIHALELMVQNEKMNSMSGMAAGIAHEINNPLSAILGACQNITNRLFTDTPKNLSIAKECNTDLEAMRAYIRKRDILRMIKSISDAGERASKIIASMLNFSRDASREMKPCAIQDILDESLELISSDFSFSNNSWFKKTRIIKKYPPQQVHICCIRSELQQVIMNLVKNASEAMAEKKYSPEEQPTLDLMLKKEEQHIVIEITDNGPGIPEKILKKIFDPFYTTKGANAGTGLGLSISYFIITEQHKGSLIVSSPPGKGTKFTIRLPEKSSYCELDV, encoded by the coding sequence GTGAATCAAGGCAACAAAAATTCCTTAATCGCCCATAAGATTGCAGCAATTTACGCTTTATTCGGCTTTCTATGGATTCTTCTTTCAGACAAATTGCTCAATTTTCTGGTCAGTGATCCGAACTTGATCCAGAATATCCAGACCTTCAAAGGCTGGCTATATGTACTTATCACTGCCGGAATCATATACCTGCTGGTGGATAAGTATGACCGCTCAATCCAGAAAAGCCAGAACGCCTATAGACGCTTACTCGAGAATCTTGTCGACCCCATTTACCTGATGAATTCAGAAGGGATAATCATTGATATAAATGACGCGGCATCATTAGCCCTTGGCTACAGCCGGAAAGAAATAATTGGAATGCCCCTTGATCAGATAGACCCTGATCTCAATCTTAATCAATGGATTAAAACTGTTGCCCAGATAGAGCAGGACATACACCTAAAAACGGAAACAAGGCACCGCCGCAAAGACGGTTCAATATTTCCGGTAGAGGTTGTGGGCTGTATCTTTGAAGAAGACGGAAAAAGATACTGTCTGGGCGTAGCAAGAGACATAACCCACAGAATTCATGCACTGGAGTTGATGGTTCAGAACGAAAAAATGAATTCCATGAGCGGCATGGCTGCAGGGATTGCCCACGAAATAAATAATCCGCTATCTGCCATACTTGGTGCCTGCCAGAATATTACCAACCGCCTGTTCACTGATACCCCGAAAAATCTGAGTATCGCGAAAGAGTGCAATACAGATTTGGAAGCAATGCGGGCTTATATCCGCAAAAGAGATATTCTGCGCATGATAAAGTCCATTTCGGATGCAGGGGAAAGGGCTTCCAAAATTATCGCCAGCATGCTCAATTTCAGCCGTGACGCATCGCGAGAAATGAAACCATGTGCGATTCAGGACATTCTTGATGAAAGTCTTGAACTTATTTCTTCCGACTTCAGTTTCAGCAATAACAGCTGGTTCAAAAAAACCAGAATTATAAAAAAATATCCTCCCCAACAGGTTCACATTTGCTGCATTAGAAGTGAACTACAGCAAGTAATTATGAATCTGGTTAAAAATGCCAGCGAAGCCATGGCGGAAAAGAAATACTCACCCGAAGAGCAGCCCACCCTCGATTTGATGCTAAAAAAAGAGGAACAACATATAGTTATAGAAATAACAGACAATGGTCCGGGCATACCCGAAAAGATTTTAAAAAAAATATTCGATCCATTTTACACCACCAAGGGGGCGAATGCGGGAACCGGACTTGGACTTTCCATCTCTTATTTTATCATCACCGAACAGCACAAAGGATCACTGATAGTTAGCAGTCCTCCCGGCAAAGGGACAAAATTCACCATCCGCTTGCCGGAAAAATCCAGCTATTGTGAATTAGACGTTTGA
- a CDS encoding efflux RND transporter periplasmic adaptor subunit — protein MTKKCIMVAMLGAAIMFMVLWMTGSFESAMIEKGRIVPTRSKAGPAVTAVAESVVVPVVYEAVGTVRPETETSIEAQVTGKVRKVLVHSGQKVRKGDQLIVLDDREFKTRLESAEQGLKSAEASERQAREGINAARAEADTVTATWKRMKKLFEDKVATQDELDRVEANYLKAKAALAQAGDGLDAASAGVRQARKGVEAARINLSYTIISAPADGEVAKRMVEPGDLAFPGKPLMLIQTGGTLRLEALVRESVIGQVRVGQKFAVDIEALGEGAEAVVEEVVPSADPLTRTFLVKAGIDPLPGLYPGMFGRLLIPVAKKQVVLVPARAVSRVGQLQTVLVQSGGNWELVYVRSGASHGDKLEILSGLRGNETVGFELPATGGQQ, from the coding sequence ATGACAAAAAAATGTATTATGGTCGCCATGCTCGGCGCAGCGATAATGTTTATGGTGCTTTGGATGACAGGCTCATTTGAGTCCGCAATGATTGAAAAAGGGCGGATAGTCCCGACCCGCAGTAAAGCGGGGCCTGCCGTTACTGCTGTTGCGGAATCCGTGGTTGTGCCTGTGGTTTATGAAGCAGTGGGAACTGTACGTCCTGAAACGGAAACTTCAATTGAAGCGCAGGTTACCGGAAAGGTTCGCAAGGTGCTGGTTCATTCCGGGCAGAAAGTCCGCAAGGGCGATCAGCTCATTGTGCTGGATGACCGGGAATTCAAGACCAGGCTTGAAAGCGCGGAACAGGGACTTAAATCTGCGGAGGCCTCTGAACGTCAGGCCCGTGAAGGTATCAACGCCGCCAGAGCCGAGGCGGATACGGTTACAGCCACTTGGAAGCGGATGAAGAAGCTTTTTGAAGACAAGGTTGCAACACAGGATGAGCTTGACCGGGTGGAAGCTAATTACCTCAAGGCCAAAGCTGCTCTGGCTCAGGCTGGAGACGGTTTGGATGCTGCTTCCGCCGGAGTCAGACAGGCCCGAAAAGGTGTTGAAGCGGCTCGCATAAATCTAAGCTATACAATTATTTCCGCTCCGGCTGATGGCGAAGTTGCCAAACGCATGGTGGAACCCGGCGACCTTGCCTTCCCCGGTAAGCCGCTTATGCTGATCCAGACCGGCGGGACCCTGCGGCTGGAAGCCCTTGTACGTGAGAGTGTAATCGGACAGGTCCGTGTCGGGCAGAAATTTGCGGTGGACATAGAGGCTCTTGGTGAGGGGGCCGAGGCCGTAGTGGAGGAGGTTGTGCCCTCTGCCGATCCTTTGACCCGGACCTTTTTGGTTAAGGCTGGGATTGATCCTTTACCCGGTCTTTATCCCGGAATGTTCGGACGGCTGCTTATACCTGTCGCTAAAAAACAGGTTGTGCTTGTTCCTGCAAGAGCCGTTTCCCGCGTGGGGCAACTGCAAACAGTTCTGGTTCAGAGTGGCGGAAACTGGGAACTGGTCTACGTGCGCAGCGGTGCAAGCCACGGCGATAAGCTGGAGATTCTGTCCGGGCTTCGCGGTAATGAAACTGTGGGGTTTGAACTGCCCGCAACCGGAGGTCAGCAGTAA
- a CDS encoding sigma-54 dependent transcriptional regulator: MRRILLITRNRHQLSGIVEGLDSKRNVVRETDIGIDSMHGEDHGIDTVVVEMNSLMEPSMTVDAALDRLLEKYPSASIVVVANSNQSPQAVEAVKAGAFDYLTHPVGKEELELVIEKAHQADIRHSELDYLRDQFWGDDYKDVVNTKSEKMLEVLEKVRQVAATGTTVLLSGETGTGKNLIARMLHAHSSRKDRPFINIHCGAIPDSLVESELFGHEKGAFTGAMKRKLGKFELADSGTIFLDEIGTISSAVQIKLLDVLQERHIQRVGGELSIPLNVRIIAATNEDLDEQCRNGDFRRDLFYRLNVFPITLPPLRERKEDILHLSRVFISQFNTQLNKDIESVAPDVLEAFISYDWPGNVRELENIIERACILESGPQLTKSSFPIEFFHDCNSSHPTMVDTDIPLGKARQSAIDSFEQTYLTRLLSRTNGSITRTAAKAGVSTRQVSKLMNKHKLKRSDFTANKN; the protein is encoded by the coding sequence GTGCGCAGAATACTTTTAATAACCCGCAACAGGCATCAACTTTCCGGGATAGTCGAAGGGCTTGATTCAAAACGGAATGTGGTAAGGGAAACCGATATTGGGATTGATTCCATGCATGGTGAGGATCACGGGATTGATACGGTCGTAGTTGAAATGAACTCCCTTATGGAGCCGTCTATGACTGTTGATGCGGCCCTTGACCGACTGCTTGAAAAATACCCTTCCGCCTCCATTGTAGTGGTCGCAAACAGCAACCAGTCTCCGCAGGCGGTGGAAGCAGTCAAAGCCGGGGCCTTTGATTACCTTACCCATCCAGTCGGAAAAGAAGAACTGGAACTGGTTATTGAAAAAGCGCATCAGGCCGACATCCGCCACTCGGAACTGGATTATCTGAGGGATCAGTTCTGGGGAGACGATTACAAGGATGTGGTCAATACCAAGAGCGAAAAGATGCTGGAGGTACTTGAAAAAGTCCGGCAGGTAGCCGCAACCGGGACTACGGTGCTCCTTTCAGGGGAAACAGGCACCGGAAAGAACCTTATCGCCCGCATGCTGCATGCCCACAGCAGCCGCAAGGACAGACCGTTTATCAATATACACTGCGGAGCAATCCCTGACTCCCTTGTTGAAAGCGAACTTTTCGGCCATGAAAAGGGCGCCTTTACCGGGGCCATGAAACGCAAACTCGGTAAATTCGAGTTAGCAGACTCCGGAACAATATTCCTTGATGAAATAGGCACTATCAGCTCCGCCGTTCAGATAAAGCTACTTGATGTTCTTCAGGAAAGACACATACAGCGGGTGGGAGGTGAACTGTCCATCCCGTTAAACGTTCGGATCATCGCCGCTACTAATGAAGACCTTGATGAACAGTGCCGCAACGGGGATTTCAGGCGGGACCTGTTCTACAGGCTGAATGTATTTCCCATCACCCTTCCCCCTCTGCGGGAGCGCAAGGAAGATATCCTTCACTTGAGCAGGGTCTTCATTTCCCAGTTCAACACCCAGCTCAACAAAGATATCGAATCCGTGGCCCCTGATGTGCTTGAAGCTTTTATTTCATATGACTGGCCCGGCAATGTGCGCGAGCTTGAAAATATAATTGAAAGGGCCTGTATCCTTGAATCAGGACCACAACTGACCAAAAGCAGCTTCCCCATCGAATTCTTCCATGACTGCAACAGCTCACACCCTACTATGGTTGATACAGACATCCCTTTGGGAAAAGCCCGTCAGTCTGCAATTGATTCTTTTGAGCAAACGTACCTGACTCGCCTTTTAAGCAGAACAAACGGCAGCATAACCCGCACAGCAGCCAAGGCTGGCGTTTCAACCCGGCAGGTAAGCAAACTGATGAATAAACACAAATTGAAACGGAGTGATTTCACTGCAAACAAGAACTGA